One genomic region from Diabrotica undecimpunctata isolate CICGRU chromosome 9, icDiaUnde3, whole genome shotgun sequence encodes:
- the LOC140451008 gene encoding uncharacterized protein, with amino-acid sequence MEVLQVTGQPYNDTTKQEYQFHTYSPYIPGKLNYNDEIRIPIQDLDAYTLPSTSYLDIEGKLLTHDDKEPTKLKFINNAISFLFRELRYELNGVIIDSVREVGLVSTIKNYLSLNENESILFQNAGWFPKAGNEKIIVDAHGNFNVFIPLRLLSGFFEDFRKIIMNVKQELILIRSNDDVDAVVSIDDTERPKVEITKLQWNVAHVSPSMREQLRLNSIAHKNIELPIKFRSWQMARTTRHTWAVKTSTNIETPRHIIITFQKGRKSKITKDMSKFDHNDLKNIKVFLNSERYPYNDLQIDFETNKFAQIYEMFGSFQTSYYNLSLNQPIFNPQDFKTKTPLIHKDCSRQKEVIQNGSIVLRIEYETNTPSTTDVPAKQPSYSWEC; translated from the exons ATGGAAGTGTTACAAGTAACCGGTCAACCTTATAACGATACAACTAAACAGGAATATCAATTTCACACCTATTCACCATACATTCCCGGAAAGTTGAACTACAACGATGAAATACGAATCCCTATTCAAGATCTCGACGCGTATACGTTACCGTCAACATCATACCTAGATATTGAGGGAAAACTACTCACCCACGACGATAAGGAACCAACAAAACTTAAATTCATAAATAACgctatttcctttttatttcgtgAGCTACGGTATGAGTTAAATGGGGTTATTATAGACTCTGTTCGAGAGGTCGGACTGGTatcaacaattaaaaattatttaagtctTAACGAAAACGAAAGTATTCTGTTCCAAAATGCTGGATGGTTCCCAAAAGCAGGGaatgaaaaaataattgtggaTGCTCATGGTAACTTTAACGTGTTTATCCCATTACGATTATTATCAggattttttgaagattttagaaaaattattatgaatgtgaAGCAAGAGCTTATTTTAATAAGATCTAATGATGATGTGGACGCAGTTGTAAGTATAGACGACACCGAACGCCCTAAAGTTGAAATAACAAAATTGCAATGGAATGTCGCCCATGTTAGCCCAAGCATGCGTGAACAACTACGATTAAATAGTATAGCTCATAAAAATATTGAGCTACCAATTAAATTTCGTTCGTGGCAAATGGCACGAACAACACGGCATACGTGGGCGGTAAAAACCAGTACTAATATTGAAACACCTAGACATATCATTATTACATTTCAAAAAGGGAGAAAATCAAAGATTACTAAAGATATGAGCAAATTTGATCATAACGAcctcaaaaatataaaagtatttttgaatTCTGAAAGATATCCTTATAATGATTTACAAATAGATTTTGAAACCAATAAATTCGCTCAAATTTATGAAATGTTTGGAAGTTTTCAGACAAGTTAttataatttaagtttaaatcaaCCGATATTTAACCCGCAAGATTTTAAAACTAAGACGCCGCTTATACATAAAGATTGCAGTAGACAGAAAGAAGTGATTCAAAATGGATCCATCGTTCTGCGGATCGAATATGAAACAAATACACCATCAACAACTGAT GTTCCAGCCAAACAACCTTCATACTCTTGGGAATGTTGA
- the LOC140451009 gene encoding uncharacterized protein produces MQCNSCLKVLSNKSSVSRHKRESCPERFNKGKKVKLNDDPDVVTSANNYNSTIVEATPFRSIVHPVTTTSNVIECQDCYKKISGRGLTGHLRSNSHKSVISNDSGVEKLSSAFKNRIGSYRLSSNKHHTDHLEFFSVIEGNVLKLLHNYLHKFKVLKVNFELYSMYTIPEKDTYDLKSFNTKNQIITISTNLKQAYQDFIREILPKVSEIQEKESGWSLLQIQSLEVNINKYNPLRSSSYIRLPRQIEMKKAIINIMNKDEACFGWAVNASIFDPTERLRKHEDNDCNFVYTKLPTTNMILNKYGHLQKENILQFSNFQKQMQVPFVIYADFESILQPIQYATPSDNSSFTVKTYQHTPYSFGFYVKCYFDDSLSQLIIYRGDNVVEKFIQKLEEKVYTIYHKYLKHIKPMKKLTPEEELQFFTIDRGDLERNIYLKLRFVDSFRFLPHSLDNLSKTLNDNQCLQLQKYCRSNEEFGLLRQKDVFPYSYLDNFSKLGEVSLPTHEEFFDILKGEGISDEKYLRPKRVWEVFNCNTLGEYSDVYLKSDILLLADVFENFRHNCLFNYKLDPAQYLTAPSLSWDAMLRKTNVQLELLTDIDMLHFFKKGIGGGISQCSTRFAAANNQYCGNYDCSKPTSYILYLDATNLYGYAMSQFLPHGDFRWLDDVEITHFDCLSVDDESPKGYVLEVDLAYPETLHDFHNDLPFCPENLIPPNSKDPKLVLTLLPKNKYIIHYRNLKQCTEQGLKVTKIHRIL; encoded by the exons ATGCAGTGTAACTCTTGTTTAAAAGTTTTATCCAACAAAAGCAGTGTAAGTAGGCATAAACGGGAAAGTTGTCCGGAACGATTCAATAAAGGGAAAAAGGTGAAACTTAATGATGACCCAGATGTTGTTACATCCGCTAATAATTACAATTCAACCATTGTAGAAGCAACTCCCTTTAGATCTATTGTTCATCCAGTTACCACTACATCCAATGTTATCGAATGTCAagattgttataaaaaaatttctgGGAGAGGACTAACAGGACATTTACGTAGTAATTCACACAAAAGTGTTATTAGTAATGATAGTGGGGTTGAGAAACTATCAAGTGCGTTTAAAAATCGTATCGGTAGTTACCGTCTTTCTAGCAACAAACATCATACTGATCACTTGGAATTTTTTAGTGTAATTGAAGGTAACGTTTTGAAGCTCCTACAtaactatttacataaatttaAAGTGTTAAAAGTTAATTTCGAACTTTACTCTATGTACACAATACCTGAAAAAGATACTTAtgatttaaaatcatttaataCAAAAAATCAGATTATTACTATTTCTACTAATTTGAAACAAGCATATCAAGATTTTATTAGGGAGATATTACCCAAGGTTTCGGAAATACAAGAAAAGGAATCTGGATGGAGTCttttacaaatccaatcattagaAGTTAACATTAATAAGTACAACCCTCTACGATCTTCTTCATATATCAGGTTACCACGACAAATCGAGATgaagaaagcaattattaatataatgaatAAAGATGAAGCATGTTTTGGTTGGGCGGTAAACGCATCAATTTTTGACCCAACAG AACGTCTTCGCAAACATGAAGACAACGATTGCAACTTTGTATATACTAAGCTTCCAACTACCAACATGATTCTCAATAAATATGGACatctacaaaaagaaaatatcttGCAGTTTTCCAACTTTCAGAAACAAATGCAAGTTCCGTTTGTTATATATGCTGATTTTGAGAGTATACTGCAACCGATACAATATGCAACACCTTCTGATAATTCCTCGTTTACTGTCAAAACCTATCAGCATACACCATATTCGTTCGgtttttatgttaaatgttatTTTGATGACAGTTTATCACAACTTATCATTTATCGCGGTGACAACGTGGTTGAAAAGTTTattcaaaaactagaagaaaaagttTACACTATTTATCATAAATATCTTAAACATATTAAACCTATGAAAAAACTCACACCAGAAGAGGAATTACAATTTTTTACTA TTGATCGTGGTGATTTAGAgcgaaatatatatttaaaattaaggtTTGTAGATTCTTTCAGATTTTTACCTCATTCACTGGATAATTTAAGTAAAACCCTAAATGATAATCAATGTCtacagttacaaaaatattgtcGATCAAATGAAGAGTTCGGATTGTTACGACAAAAAGATGTTTTCCCTTATTCATACCTGGATAACTTTTCAAAACTTGGTGAGGTATCTTTACCCACACACGAAGAATTTTTCGATATTTTAAAAGGTGAAGGCATTTCCGATGAAAAGTACTTACGACCTAAGCGAGTTTGGGAAGTTTTTAATTGTAACACTTTAGGAGAGTACTCAGatgtttatttaaaatcagatattttattattagctGATGTGTTCGAAAACTTTcgacataattgtttatttaactataaactagATCCTGCTCAATATTTAACAGCTCCATCACTTAGCTGGGATGCTATGTTGCGTAAAACTAATGTTCAGCTTGAATTATTGACGGATATAGACATGctccatttttttaaaaagggtatAGGTGGAGGTATAAGTCAGTGTAGCACTAGATTTGCTGCTGCAAATAATCAGTATTGTGGGAATTATGATTGTTCTAAACCTACTTCATATATTCTTTATTTAGATGCTACAAACCTTTATGGTTACGCTATGAGTCAATTCCTTCCGCATGGTGATTTTCGATGGTTAGATGATGTAGAAATCACTCATTTTGATTGTTTATCAGTCGATGATGAATCTCCAAAGGGGTATGTCTTAGAAGTTGATTTAGCTTATCCTGAAACATTACATGATTTCCATAACGACTTACCGTTTTGTCCTGAAAATCTGATTCCTCCTAATAGTAAAGATCCCAAGCTTGTATTAACGTTGTTaccgaaaaataaatatattatccaTTATAGAAATTTGAAACAGTGTACTGAACAAGGTTTAAAGGTGACTAAAATTCATCGAATTCTATAA